The window TGAATCAGGTGTTTTATATCGTTTTATTCAAGACGTTTTTCAAAAGAAACAGGAGAGCAGTTCGGACTCAGAAATTTAAATAAGGTGATTGCAGAAAATGCAAGAATGTTATGCCTAAAATTCAAGCCTATAAGCAATTTCTGAGTCACCTTTCCTACATTAAGCTTTCCTTATATCAACGAGATTTAACAGTGTGTATATGTGCAAAAAAGAAATTTGTTATCctttaaattataaaaaaaatgacGAATATAATTATGTAGGAATGTCTCTATAACAGCATCCCTATATAATAGAGAAATAAACATTTATGTAATCTTCTTTTCTAGCTTATATGAATTTGATTGTTAATTTATATTATCTTTCTTTGGAGAGCAGATGATATGGTATGGAGCATGGATAAAGAGATCTGGTGAAAATAAGGACTTACTTGATGCAGCTCTTGTAAGTTAGATAATATAATGATGCTTCTACTTCTTTACTATAGGTTATCATATCAGGCTTGATATAAAAAGTTACTTAGCTTAATGATGTACTATAAGTTATGTACTGTCAATTCACAAAACTTAAACTCCAATTCAAAAACTTTTCCATTCAAATCTGAAGTACTTTCCCTCTTGCCATTTTCTCATCTTTAATTTATGCCAATCAAACAAGAGAGGAAAATGAAAGGGAATCTTGGCGTAATtgataaagttgctgccatgtaaCCTCCGATTTGAGCTgtgaaaacagcctcttgcaaaaaTGTAGAGTAAGCCTGCATGCAATGCACTGGACGACCCTTTTAAACAAGAGAGGAAAATATAGAAGTTTTAATCTTTGTGTATTACTTAAAGGTTCTATTCTTGTTACATAATTGCTAATGTTCCTCCATTTTCCTTTCATGATCAGCTCTCAATGCTAACAAATGTATCAAGCATGGCAATCCTAATGGAACATGGCTTCTATGATGCATATGCTGGAGAAACAAAGGATCATTCCCCCGCCGCGAAGTTCTACACTGGGGATATAGTTTCCATGAACTCCGCGGCCTCTTGTTCACATCAACATGACATGCCAATCGAACATTTTTCCTACGCGTGCTTAGCCATATTCAAGGACCGGTTCAACAAGATGGATGGCGCGGTTGCTGGAGTTTGTTTAAAATGTCAAACCATACCCAAAGTTGCTGCCATTTTTGTGTGGAAATCGTTGCAATGCTGCTATAACTACATCCTGAATCAAGATTCTAGGAGTGTTCTTCCTTATTTTGATGGATTTTCACTTGATTTGAAGTATGATGTGTTTAGGGTTGTTTATGTAAGTGGAGATGGTGCCTTAAACTTTCACTTTTACCCTCCACATAAGATGTTGGAGGGTAAAGAAGGGCTGTATAATGTTACTCAAGACCTGAATAGAGTTGCTGAATAGAAACTTAAACTAAGGGTTGTGTTATAAGTACTACTATGTGTGCTATTTAGTTTAGTTTTGGACATATACAGACATGTGGATATGCCTTCAATTTATTGAGTATATTATGAAATGATTCATGCAGTGAGAAAAATGTTATTTTGCTTCTCATTAGAGGAAATTATTCATTAGTTGCTATTTTTTCTTTAAGATTTTCATTTACTTATAAGGCACTTATGCCACTAGTTTAGTTAAATAAACTGCTAATAGCTTATGCCTTTTATCTTGTTTGGTcaaaaaatttgggaaattaaTAGTGCTAATGTTTCAACAATTAAGAAGACTTATTTTGATTAGTTAGGGTGCTTGGCTTAGTTTCTCAAAAGAAAatgcagtttttttttttttttggcgatAAGAAAGAAGCTAAAAGAAGTAGCTgtctatttttaaaaataaaatcaaaagtaGAACTTTCTTAAAATGTTAGTTTAAGTTCTCTTAACTTGACTCTCTATAAGTAAAAAGTGACAAATATTTTATTGTAGAAGGAGTACTAAAATTGTTTTCTCACCTATAATTTTCACTGAAAGTTGATATGAATTTTCTTAGTGCAAGAAAATAATTCTCTAAAATAGGagtaaaaggaaaaaagaatCCTTCGGTTAGTGACAATAGGACATTAATATAATAATATCTTAGAGGAATTGTCATTTCATTTACCAATTTCTCAATAAAAATAGTTAGCCAGTTTTTGCATTGATAATTAAagaatagccagcgtttgcaaagttataaAAAATAGTCATTGTTTTGCTGAAATACGAGCATATTACGTTGGAACTCCGGCATATggaaagttccagtataatatgcagGATTATGAAACTCCTGCAAataaacttctagcatattatgatggaacttcagCACATTATaaaattccagcatattatgtttgAAGCTCATATGTAAtaaattcgaactccagcatgTTGCGCTAGAATATTTTCGAATTTTTAAGAgtgtttttgttcaaattttatctttacatgaaaagtgactatattttgattacttttgaaattgtgactatttttcaattatcgtAAATGTCTATTTCCGATTTCTTTCCCAATTTCTCAAAGCCTTTGGGCCGTTTCTACACTTGGCCCAAGAAAATCGATTAACGAGTTTCTTGGAATAATGAAGGgcaagttatatatttgagtaaGCTAAAAGTAAATATTTTCGTTAGCTAATATATAAAAGATATATATTGATtatgtataaaaaatatatatatttttgtatattatatattaatatataaaaattactTCCTAATAATGAATGAACCATAAAGCCCACGAATCATGTGggacttccttttttttttcgttCTTAATTTGTTTGTGAGGAAAAcattgaaaagaagaaataatTTTAGGACTATTTTTGTTTTTGTCAAATTGAAGTGAGAATATGTATAGATATACTTTGCTTGAATGTACAAGTTATGTAAGTTAGAGAGAAAAAAGTATATGAATGACTGATGTTGTCGGAAGGGGAAAATGGGAGAAAGATTTGGGTAAAAGATTAATTAGGGATGGAGGTGGAGAAATGGCTGGGTTAAAATTTGACACGTGTCATTCTCCTAGTCTAATCAGGTGAATTAATTTTCAATGGACAGTCGTTAGTAAATAAGGGCAAATACCCATTTTGCTAACGTCATTAATAAAGAGCAAATATATTCCATTTCACATAGTTTAAGGGTATTTTGGCCTTTTTCCTATGAAATAGTGGTTAAATATTAATTAGTGGTCCATATGGCTATTTCTCATTTCTTTGAACAATTTTATAATATTGTGGTTGAATCTCACCACCAAAGGTTCTAATGGGGTGACTAATATCCCTCCATCTAAGCCAGAAATCATGAATTCGAGCCATAAGAATGAACTCGCCCTTTGGTCGTTagcattgaacttcctcgaaAAGTTTAGATTAGTTGAACTTAATGGATATCAAATGTcgaatatataaataataataataataataataataataataataataataatatcgaATATCTTCTATTTCCATACTAATCATgtggaaaaaaatgaaaaaaccaTTAACAGCATTTCATTCGTTTTTACACGCCAAAGGAACAAATGTACAACAGTACAAGTGCATCACTCAAATTGTAAATTTTCCCACTACCATTTTAGaaattctccttttttttttttttttctgcttCTGAAGCTATATGTCTTTACTATCCACAATTTATGGGCCCGTTTAAAATAATTTCTTTCATTTCTAACTCCCAAACAATTTGATTATGGATCATACactaaaatttaaggtcatttcTTCAAATTGCTCTCCATTTTTAAGTTTGATACATGTCGAGTACGTAGATCCATTAAAAGAAAGTAAAGCGATTCATGCAGAAAGTTCTCTATTCATAATATTCAAATCTAAAACCTCTTACTAAGGGTAACGGAATAGAGTTTTTTACACACTTGAtcattttttaattattatttaaaaaatagcatcatttattgtttattccataaagagcatttttttttcattattagcatattacaaaaattaagcccaacattcatcttcttcactctattttttaaaatctgatgcatatgtgaatgccacctaaattcaagatgtattgatttatacgtcttttatactttgtatatcaagtatcactttaattcaaaatgtatttttaggtatataatttttgtatatttatttgtaaagtgccatcttattttaacatgtatttttaatgtatatttcaaatatattttatatgccAAGTGTCATTTTAATTCAGGatgaattttttatatatatgttttttgtatatttatatgccatcttaattaaatttaagatatattttttatgtatatttcacatgtctaagtgtcatcttaattgaagatgtatttgttatgtatattttttgtatattttatgtgttaattcaatatatatatatatatatttttataaacgttttgtatatattaacatatatattatcgaagtaagatctttatgttaagaaaggaagaaagaaggaagagaaaaacttaagaaagataattaaaaagaaaacgaatgaaacaaatttagaaaatatattgatttcggcagaaaataaaattaagaagatagaagaaaaagaaggaaagctaatagataaagagagagaaaaatcatgatttttgtacaaagaattattgactttccattcaaattgcttatatttagagattaataattaatattcctattttaatggaactgtgtgctacaaatataaatatttttctgcTACAACTATAATATTGGGTTTCATGCTAAgagtttattatattttttttaaaattgtttcCAAAAGAATATGTAAATCATTCATAGTAGGCCAATTTTGACAATTCGCCGACATTATCAATGTTTATCTTATTTTCTTGTTTGTGGAAAACGCATTGAAAAGGAGACCTAAATTTAGCCAAACTTTCAAAGGTTGGTAGCTAAAATGTGTCCAAATTGAGGACCCATTAAAGGAGAAAACACAAAAGCCTAGTGAgacatatagtatatatatatatattccattaTGGTCAAACCACATGTTCACGAACACAAAAGACAACATTTAGGCCCCATAGATTGTTCATTTTCAACCACCCCATCAATTTGGATCCTGCTAAAATTCTTTTTGACTTGAGTGATGACTTATTTATTAATTGATAACCAGTTAAAGTTGTGCCGCAGCTAGACCAATCACAAGCTTTTCACTTAGAAAGCTTCTCTTTAATTTGCTAAAAAAAAAAGTAGCAATATTATAAATTTCTTTATCTTTATTAAGGATTCCTTGAAAAAATGTAGATGAAATATATAGAAGAAAAGAATGTAATAGGTCAAATGTACAATACTAGACTGGGTAAAAATATCTACAAGTATATGAAAATTAAATGAACAGTACAAACACGTGTCCTAGCTCATGTGAATGGTTTGGTTTAACACCTTGAGCTTTGAGAATGACATTTGCAAAGTACAACAGAGAATATACACATTATAAGCTTGCTGTTCTCTCGATAATGACCTAATTACTTAAATTTGCTTTACGATATGCTTTAGACATTATCTTTGTTGGTTGAGATTACTGGGTTAATGAATATGGTATATTAGTAATGTGGGATTAATTATGTTAGAGTTAATTATGTTGAGATTATTTTTTATTAATGTTTGGTCGGGTGTATTAAAAGTTTGGAAAGGGCAGCTCTGTCTTTATATGCGTTTAAccatatattaaaaattatggtaTTGCTAATATCATGGTTTGTTATGTATAATAATAGTACTGAATATGGTAGGTTGAAAAATACTATTAAACAAGGGattaataatatcaaaactaatATATGTATTATTTTCCCTAATATATCCTACAAAATGACCCATTATTGTGTTTAGAATCTACTCGATCTCTCTATCATTTCAAGTAAGTTGTTTTACTAGACACCAAATTTGATATGTTAATTTGACTTATATAGTATTAGTAATAATGGGAGAAAATTTTGAAGTTGTGATGGAAAAGAGAGGAACCGATCACATGAAAATTAGAGTAtgaataatttaataaatttaaaatcttgAAAATTTTATAGAAATAGAATATAGTCAAACAAGTGTATGTGATTATATGCTAGTATTATATCTTAATCAGGGTAAATTATTTAATTTCCAGACTAGGTATCACATTAGTGGTGTCTAATTCATATTCCTTTGCTATTCATTCGAAAAAgctcatttatattttataatgcCTTGATCGGTCTTTCATTTTTTAGAAGGGGAATAACACCATGGAAAAAACATATGAAGTAACATATTTCATTTCGTGGACCCATAAATGGGTCAACGTGTTTAGGACTTTAGTTATTTCTAATTGAGGTGGAGCTACAATATTAGCTACGGATCGGACGAATTCAATAGTTTTTGCTTAGATTTTATATTTGta is drawn from Nicotiana tomentosiformis chromosome 12, ASM39032v3, whole genome shotgun sequence and contains these coding sequences:
- the LOC104095569 gene encoding uncharacterized protein encodes the protein MACFFPFNSRNLDASFFIFRPTIVIVDDLVEALKNFSFCTESLGCVHSAIFRSIHGNMMIWYGAWIKRSGENKDLLDAALLSMLTNVSSMAILMEHGFYDAYAGETKDHSPAAKFYTGDIVSMNSAASCSHQHDMPIEHFSYACLAIFKDRFNKMDGAVAGVCLKCQTIPKVAAIFVWKSLQCCYNYILNQDSRSVLPYFDGFSLDLKYDVFRVVYVSGDGALNFHFYPPHKMLEGKEGLYNVTQDLNRVAE